Proteins from one Panthera leo isolate Ple1 chromosome D1, P.leo_Ple1_pat1.1, whole genome shotgun sequence genomic window:
- the LOC122200193 gene encoding olfactory receptor 5AN1-like — MTGGGNITEITYFILLGFSDFPRILVVLFVVFLLIYIMTLTWNLCLIILIRMDSHLHTPMYFFLSNLSFMDICYVTSTAPKMLSSFFQEQQTITFVGCAIQYFVFSIMGLSESCLMTAMAYDRYAAICNPLLYSSVMSPTLCIRMVLGSYLAGLSGSVSQLCAILQLHFCGPNVINHFFCDMPQLLVLSCTDTFFVQLLLAIVTMIFGVVNALIIMVSYCYIVISVMKITSAKGRSKAFNTCASHLTAVSLFYISSVFVYLNSSSGGSSRFDRFASVFYTVVIPMLNPLIYSLRNKEIKDALRSLQKKRWYC; from the coding sequence ATGACTGGGGGAGGAAATATTACAGAGATCACTTATTTCATCCTTTTGGGATTCTCTGATTTCCCCAGAATCCTAGTAGTGCTCTTTGTTGTATTCCTGCTCATCTACATTATGACTCTGACTTGGAACTTGTGCCTCATCATCTTAATAAGGATGGACTCTCACCTCCAcacacccatgtacttcttcctcagtaATCTGTCCTTCATGGATATCTGCTATGTGACCTCCACAGCCCCCAAGATGCTCTCCAGCTTTTTCCAAGAGCAGCAAACTATCACGTTTGTGGGTTGCGCCATTCAATACTTTGTTTTTTCAATCATGGGACTGAGTGAGTCTTGTCTCATGACAGCCATGGCTTATGATCGATATGCCGCCATTTGTAATCCTCTTCTCTATTCATCAGTCATGTCACCCACCCTCTGTATTCGGATGGTGCTGGGGTCCTATCTGGCTGGACTCTCTGGTTCTGTATCCCAATTGTGTGCCATACTTCAGCTTCACTTCTGTGGGCCTAATGTCATCAACCACTTCTTCTGTGACATGCCCCAGTTGTTAGTCCTGTCCTGCACTGACACTTTCTTTGTACAGCTATTGCTTGCTATAGTAACAATGATCTTTGGGGTAGTTAATGCTCTCATTATCATGGTATCCTACTGTTATATTGTCATCTCCGTCATGAAGATCACTTCAGCTAAAGGCAGGTCCAAGGCTTTCAACACCTGTGCTTCTCATCTAACAGCAGTTTCCCTCTTTTATATCTCGAGTGTCTTTGTctatttgaattccagctctggcGGTTCCTCCAGGTTTGACAGATTTGCATCAGTATTCTACACTGTGGTTATCCCCATGTTGAATCCTTTGATTTACAGTCTGAGGAACAAGGAAATCAAAGATGCCTTGAGGAGTTTACAGAAGAAGAGATGGTACTGCTGA
- the LOC122200226 gene encoding olfactory receptor 5A2, translated as MVVGRNNTIVTKFILLGFSDHPQMKIFLFVLFLGIYLLTLAWNLSLIALIRMDSHLHTPMYFFLSNLSFLDICYVSSTTPKMLSDIITGQKTISFVGCATQYFVFCGMGLTECFLLAAMAYDRYAAICNPLLYTVLISHTLCLKMVAGAYVGGFLSSLIETYSVFQHDFCGPNRIDHFFCDLPPVLVLSCSDTFASQVVNFIVGVVVGMVSVLVILISYGYIVVAVLKISSAKGRTKTFSTCASHLTAVTLFYGSGLFMYMRPRSSYSLNRDKVVSIFYALVIPMVNPIIYSLRNKEIKNAMRKAVQKDHMHSHGPLFFSPRANVFKEAMS; from the coding sequence ATGGTTGTAGGAAGGAATAACACGATTGTGACAAAATTCATCCTCCTGGGATTTTCAGACCATCCTCAAAtgaagattttcctttttgtgttattTCTGGGGATTTACCTCCTGACCCTAGCCTGGAACCTGAGCCTCATTGCCCTCATCAGGATGGACTCCCACTTGCAcacgcccatgtacttcttcctcagtaACCTATCCTTCCTAGATATCTGCTATGTGTCCTCCACGACTCCGAAGATGCTCTCTGACATCATCACAGGGCAGAAAACCATTTCTTTTGTTGGCTGTGCCACGCAGTACTTTGTGTTCTGTGGAATGGGGCTGACTGAATGCTTTCTTTTGGCAGCCATGGCATATGACCGCTATGCTGCAATCTGCAACCCATTGCTCTACACAGTCCTCATATCCCACACACTTTGTTTAAAGATGGTGGCTGGAGCCTATGTGGGTGGATTCCTCAGTTCTTTGATTGAAACATACTCTGTCTTTCAGCATGATTTCTGTGGGCCCAACAGGATCGACCACTTCTTCTGTGACCTTCCTCCAGTTCTGGTTCTGTCCTGCTCTGATACCTTTGCCAGCCAGGTGGTGAACTTCATTGTGGGTGTTGTTGTTGGAATGGTTTCTGTCCTTGTGATCCTCATTTCTTATGGTTACATTGTTGTTGCTGTCCTGAAGATCAGCTCAGCTAAAGGTAGGACAAAAACCTTCAGCACCTGTGCCTCTCACCTGACTGCTGTGACTCTCTTCTATGGTTCTGGTCTCTTCATGTACATGCGACCTCGTTCTAGCTACTCCCTAAACCGGGACAAGGTGGTGTCCATATTCTATGCTCTGGTGATCCCTATGGTGAATCCTATCATCTATAGTCTTAGGAATAAGGAGATTAAAAATGCCATGAGGAAAGCTGTGCAAAAGGATCATATGCATTCTCATGGGCCTTTGTTTTTCTCACCCCGAGCTAATGTTTTCAAAGAAGCCATGAGCTGA